The sequence TCTGCGCCACCATGCTTAAACCCATTAAAAAGGGTGAAAACCTTGAGAAAAAAGGTTTCTTTGGCTGGTTTAACCGCAGCTTCCAGCGTGGCGTACAGCGCTATGAGAAAGGCGTTACAGCCATGATTCGCCGCAAGGCCCCCTACTTACTCATGTACTTGGTTATTGTGGCAATTATGGGCTGGATGTTTACTCAAATTCCTACCTCATTCTTGCCCGACGAAGACCAAGGTGTGCTCTATGCCCAGGTGCAAACACCAGCGGGTTCAACCGCAGAGCGTACTTATAATGTGGTCAGTCAGATGCGCGATTACTTACTCGAAGAAGAAAGCGACACTGTGCGTTCTGTATTTGCCATCACCGGCTTTAACTTTGCCGGTCGCGGACAGAACTCAGGCATGGCCTTTATTGGCCTTAAACCTTGGGAAGAGCGCACCCTTGAACATCAAAGCGTGTTTTCCTTAGCGCAACGCGCACAAATGCGCTTCTTCTCGCTCCGCGATGCCATGGTGTTTGCCTTTGCACTACCTGCAGTGATGGAGTTGGGTAACGCCACCGGCTTTAATATGTTCTTACAAGACCGCGCAGGCGTGGGCCACGAAGTTTTAAGCAACGCGCGTGATCAGTTTGTACAGATGGCTAACCAAGACCCGCGCTTAATGCAAGTACGGGCTAACGGTTTACGCGATGAGCCACAGTACAAGCTGATTATTGACGACGAAAAAGCCAGCTCTATGGGCTTATCGCTCGCTGATATCAACCAGACTTTGTCAGCCGCTTGGGGCAGTAGCTACGTCAATGATTTTATTGACCGCGGCCGGGTTAAAAAAGTATTTATGCAAGCTGAAGCACAAGCCCGCATGAACCCAGAAGATTTGGAAAAATGGTATGTGCGCAATAATAAGGGCGAAATGATCCCATTTAGCAGTTTTGCCAGCGGCGAATGGACCTATGGTTCGCCCAAACTGTCTCGCTATAACGGTGTGCCAGCCATGGAAATTCTCGGCAGCCCCACCCCCGGCTATAGCTCGGGTGACGCCATGCGAGCAGTCGAAGAGATCGCCAAGCAACTGCCTTCGGGTATTGGTCTGTCATGGACAGGTTTGTCCTACGAGGAGCGTCTCTCAGGCGACCAAGCGCCCGCTTTGTATGCCCTGTCGTTACTGGTGGTGTTCCTATGCTTGGCCGCTATGTATGAGAGCTGGTCAATTCCCTTCTCGGTGATGCTGGTGGTGCCGCTGGGTGTTCTCGGTGCTTTGCTGGCCACCTATGGCCGCGGCTTATCCAATGACGTGTACTTTCAAATTGGCTTGCTAACCACTATTGGCTTGTCTGCGCGTAACGCCATCTTGATTGTTGAATTTGCCAAATCGCTGCACTCACAAGGCATGAGCTTGGCTGAAGCTGCTATTGAAGCCAGTCGTATTCGTTTGCGTCCAATCATTATGACCTCACTGGCATTTGTCCTTGGGGTGACGCCACTAGCAATCGCCACAGGTGCGGGTGCAGGCAGTAAGCATGCGATTGGTACCGGTGTGATTGGTGGGATGCTCACCGCGATGATCTTGGCTATTTTCTTTGTGCCGCTATTTTATGTTCTAGTCAGCGGTTTATTTAAAACAGCCAACGCTAAAAAACAGGAGGACGCACAATGAAGCGCACCGCCTTAGCCGCCGCTCTATTAACAGTATTGAGCGGTTGCTCATTAATTCCAAACTACCAGCAACCCACCGCACCCGTTGCTGGGCAGTGGGATACTGATGCGGCACAACAAAGTGCAGCAACCCTGCCAAACTGGCGCGAGTTTTTCCAAGATCCAGCACTGCAGGAGCTGATTGCTACTGCGTTAGAAAATAACCGTGACATGCGCATTGCAGCGCTTAACGTCGATGCCTTTCGCGCACAGTATCGCATTCAGCGCAGTGCACGCTTCCCGTCGCTTGATGCCAGCGCTGGTGCTAATCGCCAACGTCTACCGGGCAATATGAGCCCTACCGGCAACTCAACCATTAGCAGCCAGTACTCAGCAAACTTGGGGACAACTGCATGGGAAATTGATTTGTTCGGTCGCTTAAGCAGCTTGCGTGATCAAGCCTTGGCCAGCTATTTTGCCAGCGAACAAGCGCAGCGCAGCACCCAGCTCAGTCTGATTGCCAGCGTGGCAACCGCTTGGCTAGCGCTGCAAGCAGACCAAGAAGCTCTACAGTTAGTGCGTGAAACCTTAATCACCTACGAAGACAGCTTACGTCTTGTTGAAAGCAGCTTCGATGCAGGAGTTGCCTCTTCTTTAGAGCTACAACAAGCGCGTACTGCCGCTAACAGTGCACGGATCAGCCTTGCTCAGTTTGAACGACAAAGTGTGCAAAGTCGCAACGCTCTCAACCTGCTTTTGGGTGGTGACACCGCCACTGATCTGACACAACCTGTCGCCTTAGGTCACTTTAAATTTGCAGAGCTACCGGTTGGTCTGCCAGCTGACTTGCTGCAGCGTCGTCCGGATATTTTGCAAGCAGAGTTCGAGCTGAAAGCGGCCAATGCCAATATTGGTGCTGCGCGAGCCGCATTTTTCCCAAGCGTCAGCTTAACCGCTACAGCAGGCAGTTTAAGCCCTGATCTATCAGGTTTATTCGACAGTGGCAGTGGCTCATGGCTATTTAAACCCAGCATCAACATACCAATTTTTAATGCTGGACGCTTACGCGCCAACTTGGATTACAGCGAGATTCAAAAAGACATCAATATCGCTCGCTATGAAAAAACCATTCAAACAGCGTTCCAAGAAGTGGCAGATGGTCTGATTGAACGCATCACCTATAAACAACAGCTGGCAGCACATGATGAACTGGTAAAATCCAGTGCTGAATATTTAAATCTCGCCGACCGCCGTTACCGTGAAGGCATTGATAATCAGCTGACATTATTAGATGCCCAGCGCTTATTATTTAATGCCCAGCAACAGCGCATCAGCACGCAATTTGCGCAATTAGCCAGCGAGATCAATCTGTATAAAGCCTTAGGCGGCGGTTATACAGAGAAAAACCCACAATAACCGTAGCGCGGGCAACGCGTGCCCGCCCGATTTTGCGTGCGCAGTGGTTGCTGCTATGCATAAATGCTGCAATATATCGCGCCCTGGTAGGGCGGGCACTTGTGCCCGCGCATCACAATCCACAAGGCAACAACTACGCACATCACACACCACACACCACGCACCACGCATTTTAAACGCTGAGCTTCATGCATTCGCAACATCGCGGGCAACGCGTGCTCGCCCGACGATTTTGCGTTCGCAGAACATCGCGTAGTTGATACATCTCGGGTATCACGTATTGGTAACAGTGCAGCGATTCTGCTTTCAGAGAGTCTTGTCCGATGCTATTTCTTGAGCGTTGGATCTAGGTTGACTACAATGGCGCACTTTTTATCGAGCTTAGGTTAAACATGAACGACACAACAACACTGCCCACTTTGCCCGACCGCCTCTCAGGTAATCCACGCAGTCCTCATCACGTGGCAGAAATTTTCGAACATAATATTGGCATTCGAATCAACGGCAAAGAGCGAACTGATGTCGAGGAATATTGCATCAGTGAAGGCTGGATTAAAATTGCTTCACCTAAAGCAAAAGACCGCCGCGGCCAGCCCTTAATGGTCACTTTAAAAGGTACTGTTGAAGCTTTTTATAAATAGCTTTAGAACCGTTGATCGTCATTGTGCTAAAAGGGCCGCATATTTTGCGGCCCTTTTTTGACTGCGCCGGTAATCTGTCGTACTTTGTAAGCACCGTAGAGCTGATCATTATTTGCACACCTTTTACTCACCATGTGAAAAAACTAATTTAAGGAAGCACTCAATAATGTTGGCGAGGCAGTCAGGGCTAGGCGCAACGACCAACCTGAGTAACAGCCAAAGGCTGGCCCGAAGGGCGAGCGCCAGCCAGTCAAATCGGTGAAAAAGCGCAGTTTACATGTAGTAAATGAGCATTTTATTCGCTCCGCTCACCCCTTCGGGGCCGTGCTAATGCACGTTCAATCTAAACAGTGTGAGCCTTTTTTTAACACCGTCCTGACAACGCAGGTAATTATTCAGCACGTCCTTAAGTCGAGCCTCATTGCATAAAAAATTCGAATGGGCACGCTTTGGTCTTAAGCTCGATTAGCTGCTAGGTGCATGCCTTAACAGAGTTGTCTCATAACGGCGCAGCGCTGGCCTGAAAAGGCCAAACCTTGCAAAGGGTATACAGCTTAGCCCGTATGGTTGATGATGACTCAAATTAACGAGAGAAATACTAGATGAAACACTAGCTCGAATGCATGAGGGTATCCAATATGACTGATCAAAATAAGCACCGCATGGCCAACTATATGGCCTTGAAAACTGCTGTCATCAATGGTGAAGAAGCACTGGTAAAAAAGTTATTGGCTGATCGACCGATGCTCGATATTGAAAAAAGCTATCTACTGGAATTGGCTCAACTGGGCAATAATCAGACAATTATTACGCTGCTTGAAGATCTTCCAGTAAAAGAAATAGATAAAGATTTTAGAGCTTAGCGTAGTGTCTTGTTTACAGTGGTTATTTTTGGCTGTTAAGCAAAGGGAGCCATGCATAACATAACGCCCACATGGCTGGGCTTTTATTAATGTCGCTGTAATGGCGCTGAGGAGAGTAATCTGATGAGACTTTTACATACCATGCTACGGGTCGGAGACCTTGAGGCTTCGATTGCTTTTTATACTGAAGTGCTGGGCATGCAATTGTTACGCCGCCGCGATTATCCGGATGGCAAATTTACTTTAGCCTTTGTTGGTTATGGCGATGAAGCCAGTAACAGTGTGATTGAACTGACCCATAACTGGGGTGTGGATAAATACGATCTAGGAGACGGTTACGGCCATATCGCTTTAGAAGTCGAAGACGTGTATAAAGCCTGCGAAGATATTCGTGCGCGCGGCGGTAAGATCACGCGCGAGCCGGGCCCAATGATGCATGGTTCAAGTATTTTAGCTTTTGTTGAAGACCCAGACGGCTACAAGATCGAATTGTTATCACCGAGTCGTGCGGATTAACTGCCGCTGTTAGTTGGTGACCTGCGGACGGCATTCATACCCGCGATTGTCGTCTAGCAAACCGCACGATAATGGCGCGCGGGCACAAGTGCCCGCCCTTGGGTGCGATATATTGCAGCGCTTTTGCACAGCATCAACCGCTGCGCACGCAAAAATCGTAGGGCGGGCACTTGTTGCCCGCGATGTTGCTAAAAAACCACCGCGAGGGGTGGTTTTTTAGTGAATGAAAAGGTAGAAACCCACCTCTTACTTTTACAGCAGCTTGCGGCCTTTAGTGGCAGCAATGCGCAAACGTAGCGCATTGAGCTTAATAAAGCCTGCCGCATCCGCCTGATCGTAGGCGCCAGCATCATCTTCAAAGGTAGCAATTGCTGCATCAAACAGAGAATCATCAGATTTGCGGCCGATAACAATCACGTTGCCTTTGTACAGTTTCAAACGCACCACACCGTTTACATTGGCCTGTGACGCATCAATCATCTGCTGCAACATGGCGCGCTCAGGGCTCCACCAGTAACCGTTATAAATCAACGATGCATAGCGAGGCATTAATTCATCTTTTAAATGTGCCACTTCGCGGTCTAGCGTGATTGACTCCATCGCGCGATGGCCTTTAAGCATGATGGTGCCGCCTGGGGTTTCGTAGCAACCACGGGCTTTCATGCCCACATAGCGATTTTCAACGATATCAACACGGCCAATACCATGCTCACCACCAATGCGATTCAGCTCAGCCAGTACTGTAGCTGGCGACATTTCAACACCATCAATGGCGGTGATGTCACCTTTACGATAGGTCAGCTCGATGTACTGTGGAGTAGCACAAGCGTCTTCAAGCGACTTAGTCCAGCGCCACATCTCTTCTTCGTGCTCGGTCCAGGTGTCTTCCAACACGCCGCCTTCATACGAGATGTGCAGTAAGTTGGCATCCATCGAATAGGGTGACTTTTTGTTACCGTGGCGCTCAATTTCAATACCGTGCTTAGCGGCATAGTCCATCAGCTTTTCACGTGACAACAAATCCCACTCACGCCAAGGGGCAATCACCTGTACGCCCGGCTTCAGCGCATAGGCACCCAACTCAAAACGCACTTGGTCATTACCTTTACCGGTGGCGCCGTGCGAAATTGCATCAGCACCGGTTTCATTGGCAATTTCAATTAAGCGCTTGGCAATCAAAGGGCGCGCAATTGAGGTGCCGAGCAAGTACTCACCTTCATAGATGGTATTGGCACGGAACATCGGGAAGACAAAGTCACGAACAAACTCTTCGCGTAGATCGTCAATGTAGATTTCTTTAACACCGAGGGCTTGTGCTTTAGCACGTGCAGGCTCTACTTCTTCACCTTGACCAAGGTCTGCGGTAAAAGTAACAACTTCACAGTTGTACGTATCTTGCAGCCACTTAAGAATGACCGAAGTGTCCAAGCCACCGGAATAGGCGAGAACCACCTTCTTGACGTCTGACATGCCTTCAACTCCATGAGAATTATGCGATAAAGGCGTTATTCTACTGCTGGCAGCCAATAATTTATAGTACCAACAGCGGCTGCAATAGAATATTCACCATGAAAAGAACGCAGATACACAAAAACTGAAAAACAGGCTAGGTGTTAGATCTGCGTTAGCTGCTCAAGTCAGCGCAATAGCGACTTGATGCGGGTAATTTTAAGCTTTTTTCATAAACTCAGACTTGAGCATGATTTTCTGACCATCGACACGGCAGTCAAGGTCATGATCGCCATCAACGATACGAATATTGGTCACCCGGGTACCCATCTTAATCACCGTTGAGCTGCCTTTGACTTTCAGATCTTTGATTAAGACAACGGTATCACCATCAGCTAAGGGCGTGCCGTGCGCATCACGCACCACTTTTACATCGCTTTCTTCAACCTCTGAAGACCCATCCATAGCCCATTCATGGCCACAGGTTGCACAGACATAATTTTCACGGTCTGGGTAGGTGATTTCTTCTTTACACGCCGGGCAAGGTGGGAACTCTGACATGCAATACTATCCTTCTAAATAATTATAGGTGGGCTAAGAATAGCGAACCCAGTCAATTAAGGCCAATCAGTCAGCCTAGCGCTCGCATAAAGCAGCCAATAGCCTGCTTAAGCGAGCGCAACCCAGTCGAAGCGCCGATTTAATCGTCATCCATTTATGGGTGACATTGGTATTCCAATACTTTGACCTGTGAGTGAATTAGACAGAAACCCAGAGTTGTCGCCCTAAAGTATTGATCTACACCACCCTTGTAGGTCGCTCATTTATGAGCGACAAAGCCAAGCTTACAAGACGCCAAGGTCGGCCCTAAAGTGCTGACCTACAAGGCAGCGTGTCGACCTGCAGGGCATTAGAGATTGCTCCTTCCGGTCGACAGCTCACAGCAGCACCCCCTTTAATGGCGCTGTCGGCGCACTTCAATGATATTTGGCAGCTGCGAGATTCGCCCGAGTAAGCGCCCAAGCTCATCCAAGCCTGGAACCTCTGCGGTCAAATTTATAATAGCGATATTGTCTTCTTTCACCACAGTGGTGTTTAGCGCAATAATATTCATTTTCTCATTGAGCAACACCTGAGAAATATCACTGAGCAGACCTGAGCGATCATAAGCACGCACCAAGACATCAACTGGATAGGTTTTCACCGGTTCAGTACCCCAGCCGACCTGAATCATCCGCTCCGGCTCTCGACCGCTAAGCTGCAGGGCCGTCGCACAATCTTGACGGTGAATCGTCACCCCGCGCCCCATGGTGATGTAGCCAACAATGGGTTCGCCCGGTACCGGCTGACAGCAACCGGCCATTTGCGTGAGTAAATTTCCAACACCATGAATGCGTATTTCATCACGTGCGGGCGTGCTGTAATGCGTCGGTTTACGCGGAATCAGATCCAACTGCTGGACACTACGCTCATGCGGCTCAAGCAGCTGTTGCGCCAGCCCTATGGCATGTGGCAAACGCACATCACCAGCACCTAGAGCAGCAAATAGATCTTCACTGCTTTTTAAATTACAGCGCTCAGCCAGACGCTCATAATTAACCGGGCCAATGGCCAAGCGCGCCATTTCACGCTCCAGCATCTGCTTGCCAGCCGCCACGTTCTGATCACGCGCTTGCAGCTTAAACCAGTGCACCACTTTGGCGCGTGCGCGCGTTGTGTTGATATAGCCTAAGTTGGTATTGAGCCAATCACGGCTTGGCGCACCATTTTTACCGGTAATCACCTCAACCTGCTCACCGGTTTTTAGATTGTAGTTGAGCGGCACAATACGGCCATTGACCTTAGCACCACGGCAATTATGGCCAATTTCGGTATGCACACGGTAAGCAAAATCTAGCGGCGTCGAGCCCTTGGGCAAATCAATAGCATGACCGTCAGGGGTAAACACATACACCCGATCTGGCTCAATATCCACGCGAATCTGATCGGCCAAACCACCAATATCACCCAGCTCCTCATGCCACTCGAGCACTTGTCTGAGCCAAGAAATTTTCTCTTCGTAGTGATCAGAGGGGCCGTCAGAGTCCGTACCTTTATAGCGCCAGTGTGCGCACACGCCTAACTCAGCTTCCTCATGCATAGCATGAGTGCGGATCTGCACTTCCAGCACTTTGCCTTCGGGACCGATCACCGCGGTATGCAGCGAGCGGTAACCATTTTCTTTAGGGTTGGCAATGTAATCATCAAATTCATGGGCGATATGGCGCCAGCGCGTGTGCACAATACCCAGCGCGGTATAACAGTCACGCACCTCGGGCACTAAAATGCGAACGGCACGCACATCGTAAATCTCGCTAAATTGCAGGCCTTTTTTCTGCATTTTGCGCCAGATAGAATAAATATGTTTCACTCGGCCGCTGACATCTGCATCAATGCGTGCTTCTTTGAGTTCATCACGCAATTGCTGAACCACATTGCGAATAAACTGCTCGCGGTCCATGCGCCGCTCATGCAGCAAGCCGGCAATATGCATGTACTGATCCGGCTCAAGGTAGCGGAAGGATAAATCTTCAAGCTCCCACTTAATATGACCAATACCTAAGCGGTGCGCCAGCGGCGCGTAGATATCAAACACCTCGCGGGCCACGCGATAACGCTTGTGCTCTGGCGCGTTTTTCACTGCACGAATAGCGCAGGTACGCTCAGCCAGTTTAATCAGCGCCACGCGTACATCATCAACCATCGCCACCAACATGCGGCGTAGGTTTTCAACTTGTGCTTGCGCGTTAAGCACAACACTTTTACGCGGATTGATGGTGGCACTGATCGCTGCCATGCGCAGCACACCATCAATCAATTTACTGACAACAGGGCCAAACTGGCTTTCTATTTCAGTTAGGGGCGCCTTACCTTCACGTACAGTGCGATACAGGATCGCCGCAACCAAGGTTTCTTGATCCAGCTGTAAATCAACTAGTATTTCGGCAATTTCTAAACCTGTTTGCAGACTAGAGGTGCCTTCAGCCCAGATATTATCTGCTGCCTTAGCTTTGCGCTCAGCCTCGCGGGCAAACATGCAGGCATCCAGCAAGCCCTGTGCTTCCAGCGTTGGTGCAACCTCGATAATTTGCGCAACCCAACGAGGCAAATCAATACTGCCGTCTTGGCTCACCGGCTGTTCTGTTCTGACTTGTACCATTACCAATCCTTCGAGTGTAAAACTCAACTGATGACATTAACGAGCAAAGCAAACTGCTTACTTTTTCACACTTATTTTTTTACAAACAATGCCATAGCTTCGGTGTGGCCCGTTTGTGCAAACATATCCAGTACTCCGGCTTTTTCGAGGCGATAGCCACGTGCAGTCAGCAACGCCGCATCACGCGCCAAGGTAGCAGGATTACAAGAGACATAGACTATACGCGGCACTTTCAGTTTCGCTAAATCTGCAACCACTGCCTGTGCACCCTCGCGCGGCGGGTCTAATAACGCAGCAGAAAAGCCTTGCCGTGCCCAATCATTATGACGCAGCGACTCAGACAAATCACAACGGATAAAATCCACATTATCAAGTTGATGTGCGCTGGCATTTTCTCCGGCACGCAGCAGCATCGCCTCCACACCTTCCACCGCAACCACCTGCTTAACCTGCTGCGCCAGCGGTAACGCAAAGTTGCCGAGCCCGCAAAACAGATCTAAAACACGATCATCTGCTTGCGGCGCCAACCAATCCAGCGCTTGCTTAATCATCGCCTCATTCATTTGCGCATTAACTTGCACAAAGTCACCGGGTTGGTAGGCAATATTTAAGTCATATGCTGGCAGTGGATAATTTAATGTCAGCCCCGCTTGATCCGGTTGCGGTGCGCCTGAGCCCTGCAGCCATAGCTGTGCCTGATGCGCAGCACAATAAGCACGTAGCTGTTGCAGATCAGTTGCATCTAAGCCCTGAGTGTGGCGCAGCAACAGCGCATTACTGCTGCCACTAAACAACTCGACATGGCCCAGCGCTTGCGGCTGCTTAAAGCCATTAAATAAAGCACTTAAACCGCTAAACAACGACTGCAGGCCATCAACCAAAACCACACAGGTCTGCACTTCAACAATGTCATTACTGGCCAAACCACGAAAGCCGACCTGCACGTGTTTTTGCTTGACGTCATAACGCACCGCTACACGGCTGCGACGGCGATAGGCAAATGCGGGACCCACTAGCGGCTCGACCCAGTTGCTCGGCGTCACCCCTTCGCGGCTTAATTGCTCAACAAGATTAGCGTGCTTGAGTTCAATTTGTTGCGCATGACTGAGATGTTGCAAGGTGCAGCCACCACACTGCCCTGCCCACTGGCATTGCGGCGTGATGCGCTCAGCACTGCTGGTTTGCACCGCCACCACCTGTGCTTCAACAACTTTACTGCGGGCGGCAAGCACCTGTGCTTGCACCTGCTCACCGGGCAAGGCGCCACTGACAAACCAAGTGCGCCCCTCAAGAAACGCAATGCCACGGCCATCGTGGGATAAACGCTCAATATTGAGCACTTGCTTTTTACCAACGGGCAGCCCTCTACGCTCACCACCTGCTGGCTGAAAACGTAACGACTTTGGCGCTTTGGGACGACTCATACGGACTCCGGCGCATACACACCACTGGATAGATAACGGTCGCCACGATCACAAACAATCGCGACTAACACAGAGTTTTCAACAGTTTTAGACACTTGCAGCATGGCTGCCACAGCACCACCCGAGGAGACACCACAGAATAGCCCCTCTTCACGGGCCAAGCGGCGCATGCAGTTTTCTGCTTCTTGCTGGCCCATATCAACAATCCGATCAACGCGCCTGCCATCAAAAATACTTGGCAAATACGCCTCGGGCCAGCGCCGGATACCTGGAATAGTCGCGCCCTCTATGGGCTGCAAACCTATAATTTGCACAGCAGGGTTCTGCTCTTTTAAATAGCGCGAGACCCCCATAATGGTGCCAGTGGTGCCCATCGAACTAATAAAGTGAGTCACCTGACCTTGGGTTTGCTGCCAAATCTCAGGGCCGGTGCTGCAATAATGCGCGGTCGGATTGTCTTGATTAGAAAACTGATCCAGCACAATGCCTTTGCCTTGTGCTTGCATCTCTAGGGCAAGGTCACGTGCAGCCTCCATGGATTCCACCAAAATTAACTCAGCACCATAGGCCGTCATCGCTGCTTTGCGCTCAGCGGTAGAGTTATCCGGCATAATCAGCAGCATGCGATAGCCTTTGATTGCAGCAACCATGGCTAAAGCAATTCCGGTATTGCCTGATGTTGCTTCAATTAACGCATCACCCGGTTGAATGCGGCCACTGCGCTCAGCACGCTCAATCATCGCCAGCGCTGGACGGTCTTTGACTGATCCGGCAGGATTGTTACCCTCAAGCTTTACCAGCAAGGTATTCGAAGTTTCACCAGCAAGGCGTTGTAAACGGATTAATGGGGTCTTGCCGATGCAGTCGGCCAAAGTTGGATAGTGAACGATCATAATAAGCAGCAGCATCAAAATTTAAAGAGGCCTATGATAGCGCCAAATGCAAAGAGTCCATAACCCACGAATGCATCAACTTATAACCTAAACGCATAAAACAGGGTAAAATTAAAATTTCTTTGTTTATATTCTGTTGGAGAATCACAGCGTGCTAACCCAGCTTGGAATTAAAGGCCGTGTTCTGCTACTCACCTTGTTGCCCTCAGGCATTTTCGCCTTCGTGCTGGGCAGCTGGTTTAGCTATTCGCAATTCACTGACTCACACCAGCAACTCTTACACCGCGGTGAGCTGATTCTCAATCAACTGGCAATGCTTAGCCACGCGCCAATGCACGCAGGCGATAAACAAGAGCTCTCACGCATAGCTCAGGACGCCATTAACCTCAATGATGTCCGCGCGGTTCGTTTTACCACTGCCAATGGCACTGTTTTGGTGCATACCGGCCCGTCGATGTCAGAACATATTTTAACGCAGCCACAGCAACTGAGTATTCATCACAACACCTCCAGCTCCGAGCTGAGTATCCCCATTTACAAAAGCCCGCACGCACCCGTTGAATCTGCATTGCTCAGTCAGCCTGAGCAGCAAGCCATGGGCTGGGTTAGCATTGAGATGTCACATCACGCTGCTTTACTGCAAGGTTATCGAAGCATTTTTTTTAGCTCTATATTTATCGCCTTAGGCTTACTGATCACTGCCGTATTGGCGCTGCGCCTCAGTCGCACCATCAGCATTCCGCTAGACAACATAAAAAAAGGCGTCGCCAGAATCCGTGAAGGCCATTTAGATACGCGCTTAGAGTCTCCGGGCAGCCAAGAACTGGATGAGTTGGTCAGCAGCATTAACCTGATGGCGCACACTTTGCAGCAGGCGCAAGAAGAAATGCAAAGCAGCATCGAACAAGCCCTTGCTGACGCCAGCCATAATTTAGAAACCATTGAAATTCAAAATATTGAGTTGGATTTGGCACGCAAAGAAGCTATTGAAGCCAGCCGTATCAAATCTGAATTTCTAGCCAATATGAGCCATGAAATCCGCACTCCTCTTAACGGTATTCTTGGCTTTACCCAACTCTTGAAAAAAAGCGATTTAACCATTCGCCAGCAGGACTATCTGAGCACCATCATCGGTTCCTCAGAGAGCTTGCTGAATATCATCAACGAAGTATTGGATTTTTCAAAAATCGAAGCCGGCAAACTTGTGCTTGATCATGCGCCTTTTTATTTACGCGATTTAATTCAAGACACCCTGACATTGCTGGCCCCAGCTGCGCATCAAAAACAGCTGGAACTGATCAGTTTGGTATACCGCGATACCCCACGCACGCTAATCGGTGACGCACAACGCCTCAAGCAAATCCTCACGAATCTGATTGGTAATGCGATTAAATTCACTCGCGAAGGCAGTATTGTGGTGCGCACCATGCTCGATGATGAGTATGAGGAGTTTGCGCAGTTACGTATCAGCGTACAAGATACGGGGATTGGCATGCATAACACTGAGCAAAGCGCTCTATTTAATGCCTTTAACCAAGCTGATCATTCGCTGACACGCCAGTCTGGCGGCACCGGTTTGGGTTTGACAATTTCCAAGCGTTTGGTCGAGCACATGGGCGGTGAGATTGGTGTCAATAGCGCGCCTGGGCAAGGCTCTGAGTTCTGGTTCAGCGTCCGTTTAGAAAAAACCTACAGCAGTGACTTTATGACAGTAGAGCCGAGTGCTTTACCCCATAGAGTCATTGTGCACGAACCTCACCCTCTAGCCCAGCAAGCGATTGCTCATCAACTAGAAGACTGCGGTTTACAGGTTGACGTGCCAAACAGCTTGGATGATTTAATTCAAGACGTGCGGGCAGCGGCAACAACAGCCTCA comes from Pseudomonas sp. C27(2019) and encodes:
- the relA gene encoding GTP diphosphokinase — translated: MVQVRTEQPVSQDGSIDLPRWVAQIIEVAPTLEAQGLLDACMFAREAERKAKAADNIWAEGTSSLQTGLEIAEILVDLQLDQETLVAAILYRTVREGKAPLTEIESQFGPVVSKLIDGVLRMAAISATINPRKSVVLNAQAQVENLRRMLVAMVDDVRVALIKLAERTCAIRAVKNAPEHKRYRVAREVFDIYAPLAHRLGIGHIKWELEDLSFRYLEPDQYMHIAGLLHERRMDREQFIRNVVQQLRDELKEARIDADVSGRVKHIYSIWRKMQKKGLQFSEIYDVRAVRILVPEVRDCYTALGIVHTRWRHIAHEFDDYIANPKENGYRSLHTAVIGPEGKVLEVQIRTHAMHEEAELGVCAHWRYKGTDSDGPSDHYEEKISWLRQVLEWHEELGDIGGLADQIRVDIEPDRVYVFTPDGHAIDLPKGSTPLDFAYRVHTEIGHNCRGAKVNGRIVPLNYNLKTGEQVEVITGKNGAPSRDWLNTNLGYINTTRARAKVVHWFKLQARDQNVAAGKQMLEREMARLAIGPVNYERLAERCNLKSSEDLFAALGAGDVRLPHAIGLAQQLLEPHERSVQQLDLIPRKPTHYSTPARDEIRIHGVGNLLTQMAGCCQPVPGEPIVGYITMGRGVTIHRQDCATALQLSGREPERMIQVGWGTEPVKTYPVDVLVRAYDRSGLLSDISQVLLNEKMNIIALNTTVVKEDNIAIINLTAEVPGLDELGRLLGRISQLPNIIEVRRQRH
- the rlmD gene encoding 23S rRNA (uracil(1939)-C(5))-methyltransferase RlmD, which produces MSRPKAPKSLRFQPAGGERRGLPVGKKQVLNIERLSHDGRGIAFLEGRTWFVSGALPGEQVQAQVLAARSKVVEAQVVAVQTSSAERITPQCQWAGQCGGCTLQHLSHAQQIELKHANLVEQLSREGVTPSNWVEPLVGPAFAYRRRSRVAVRYDVKQKHVQVGFRGLASNDIVEVQTCVVLVDGLQSLFSGLSALFNGFKQPQALGHVELFSGSSNALLLRHTQGLDATDLQQLRAYCAAHQAQLWLQGSGAPQPDQAGLTLNYPLPAYDLNIAYQPGDFVQVNAQMNEAMIKQALDWLAPQADDRVLDLFCGLGNFALPLAQQVKQVVAVEGVEAMLLRAGENASAHQLDNVDFIRCDLSESLRHNDWARQGFSAALLDPPREGAQAVVADLAKLKVPRIVYVSCNPATLARDAALLTARGYRLEKAGVLDMFAQTGHTEAMALFVKK
- a CDS encoding argininosuccinate synthase produces the protein MSDVKKVVLAYSGGLDTSVILKWLQDTYNCEVVTFTADLGQGEEVEPARAKAQALGVKEIYIDDLREEFVRDFVFPMFRANTIYEGEYLLGTSIARPLIAKRLIEIANETGADAISHGATGKGNDQVRFELGAYALKPGVQVIAPWREWDLLSREKLMDYAAKHGIEIERHGNKKSPYSMDANLLHISYEGGVLEDTWTEHEEEMWRWTKSLEDACATPQYIELTYRKGDITAIDGVEMSPATVLAELNRIGGEHGIGRVDIVENRYVGMKARGCYETPGGTIMLKGHRAMESITLDREVAHLKDELMPRYASLIYNGYWWSPERAMLQQMIDASQANVNGVVRLKLYKGNVIVIGRKSDDSLFDAAIATFEDDAGAYDQADAAGFIKLNALRLRIAATKGRKLL
- a CDS encoding zinc ribbon domain-containing protein YjdM, with product MSEFPPCPACKEEITYPDRENYVCATCGHEWAMDGSSEVEESDVKVVRDAHGTPLADGDTVVLIKDLKVKGSSTVIKMGTRVTNIRIVDGDHDLDCRVDGQKIMLKSEFMKKA